The DNA window TACGAGATCCTAAAATTGATAATGACAAAGGTCAAATAGTTATAGTCCAATCTATATGTAATGGTTATGTATTGCTTCCAAGAAgccttttttattgatttttcgcTTACCTAGAATGACCTAATGTCATTGTTCCCCCTTATTTGTACAAAGACATTTTCAATGGACTTAGCTTAAATTGTAAATTGtgataaaaataaactttattgatgCAGAAATGTTGTATTTTAAAACCTTGAAATGTATTCTTCTctattgattgatttttttttttttagaagctaGTTGTTCATCCCAGGAGCACAGGGTTCAGTATTAATGCCATTCTCTTAGTTTGCCACAGAGTGTTGAACCCTTTTCAGTTTTGGTTCGCACATAGCTTTTTTTGCCAAACAGCTGTGTGCGAATTTTCCATTGCAATAATGTCTAGTGTACATTAATTTGCATCTCACCTGTATGCTAATGAGACCCATACACAAGAGGTTTTCAGTTTAATGAGTATTAGCATACAGGTGAGTTGCAATTAAAAACCTGCACacagttcttcagcaaaaaagcactgtgtgaacttaaggctccattcccacgaagTAATGCGcctctcatttagacatgtaaacacatgtcagagcgaggcgcttcaaaacagatcccattgacttcaatgggtgccggcttatgcgcgctacacattgaaatcaatggaaggctttataacccatcgatttcaatgggtagtgcgcgtaagccggcacccattgaagtcaatgggatctgttttgaagcgcctctctCTGACaaatgtttacgtgtctaaatgagcggtgtgttactctgtgggaacggagcctaactgATACGACGACAGAAGTCAAACATGCTTGAGGCTGCTGCAGTAGAATGGGCTAGAATTTCTGTGCAAATGTTGAAACAGTGTTaccactcgttcacatctgcgtttggtaatctgttcggggagtcctcatggggacccccccccccatacagaataccgaacacatttgcaagcggtgttcagtgaaatcacacagaccccatagactataatggggtccgtgtgcttgcagcaagATCTCGGAtaacggaacatgtggacagaaaagtagattgtaaagtactttcctgtgcgcatgactcgtgtggagatctcatggcaagcacacagattttatatatatatatatatatatatataatggggtccgtgtgctttcactgcacgccgcttgcaattgcgcttgtattccattcggggggggggggggattcattCATACCACCGAGTTTCAGTCGTAAAACTTGGTTCATGTTATGGACGAATTTACTGGTCTGAACAgtatgctgggagagggactcctagcagtgtcGTTAGCTCCTGGCTAGTAATGAATGTAGTACTGGACAGTATGTCGGTGGGAGGCAGGGATTCCTGAAACTTGGTCGTGTGAATGCAGGGTTAGTCTTATACTTATTATGACAATAGTCACACGGAAGCCACACTGTTCTAAGTTTTATATGGAAGAATGccagtctaagggctagttcacacggggtaaaatggtcaggattttgacgcggaatccgcatcaaaatcctgccgcctcccattgaaatcaatgggagccaggcatttcctttttccgcaagcggtttgttactgctcgtggaaaaaagaagcgagctgccctttcttcaggcggattctgcggctgattcagccacggcttTTGCCTCGCCAcacctttcatttgggcctaacccggAGCGGAAAGCCATCACAAGAGGCACCTGAATTTAAGAGGCTCTGACCTGTTGTAGATTTCTGGCATATCTCATACCAGAGTAAATTTATTGAGCAGAGGTTcacgtttttgtaaaaaaaagctGATAGGGGTGCAGGATGGAAGTGATACGGTTTTtcatgcagcgtttttcacaaaaagtctgaaGAGATTTTCtcggtggactttctgcttcaattatacctatagggaaaccgccggcatttccgtataattgacatgctgcgatttccaaaatggttTTGACGTATAGGATGGTGTGGGTTGAAATCACATGGTGCAGTTGTAATGCAGTTACAATTGAATCAAAACTGCACTGGAAAAATGCATGAAGTTGTGATGtggtttttggtgaggttttccaaatttacaagtgaaacatctTATTCATATTTTCTTTAATTTATTACCtttatttgcaattttttgtgCATTAAAATAGAGAATAAATTAGAACTGGAGTTTTTAACTCTATCTTAATATAAAGTCATGAACTATTGGTTGGTTAGTTGTAAATATACAAATGACAACTGTTAAAGTTTGTATTGCTTAAAGCCAATCCTTTCCATCCACAGTCTCTTTTCATGTGAGTAATGAATCATCTACAACTGTGCCCCCATTAATGTAAATGTCCAGGAACCTTCACCTTTCTGACAAATATAGAAACTATAAGAATTTTATGAAGACACAGTTTGGGGACTTGGATCTGCAGGAACTTGTCCTACATCAATGGGAATAACTTTTCCATCTGTTGGGTCTTCATCTGCCCATGCATGAAGAAGACTGTAATGACAATGGTCCTGGTTGACTATTTTTAACAGGTCAAGGCCAGAAATGGTCCTCCAATCCAAACGTGAAGGGATGCGAATTTCAGAAATGTTTTTGCTCCCGGGTGAGAACCCAAAAAACTTCTTGATGTTTTGCATTGCATAAACTTTTGAGTGCTGATCTGCAGCTTGCTCAAACAGAGCCTGTTCATTGTTGACATAGCTAGTCCAGTACTTCAGATGAAGGTAAGTAAGAGGAGAACAGCTCCTAGCCACACATAGGGTTAAGAAGAAGAAGATTGCCACGGATGCTATCAAGAGCCATCCACTGACCTGTAAGATATAACAAGAAAGGATAAGTGAAATGCAAgtctattttaaccccttaaggaccaggccattttttggtttcgcattttcgtttccctcctcacatttcaagagccataactttttcatttttcagttcacagagtcacatgatagcttattgtttgcgggacaaattgtactttgtaatggcaccattcaatatgctgtgcaatgtactgggaagctggaaaaaaattcagaatgaggcgcaattggagaaaaaatgcatttgcgccattttcttatgggtttaatttttacagcattcactgtttggtacaaatgacatgttacctgtgttctacgtgtcagtacaaacgcggtgataccaaatttatatagtatttgaaattttttgatacttttaaaaaaatgataaactttgcaaaatagaaaaaaaaatttgtgtcatcatgttctaacacctgtaactttttcatatttccatgtatggagctggttgtggtgtctttttatgcgggacaagatgacgtttctattgataccatttggggaaagatccgatggtttgatcactttttattcaattttttataggaggcaaagtgttgaaaaaaacgctttttggctgtttttattttttttgccgctacgccgttcgcagtacgggataaatgttttaatattctaatagttcaggcattttggagcgcagggatacctaatatgtttatgtttaatgttctttaattacttttatagctgatctagggaaaggggggtgatttgaacttttatattttttttatttttttaatacttttaaaaacttttttttttcttctgttacatttatgataagaccccttaggtaccttgaaacctagggagtctgatcgctcatactattcactgcaatactacagtattgcagtgaataggaaaatcccagcacttctattagacgatgcctctggcatcgtctaatagatcttgtgcagagacaagcctggaagccttcaataggcttccggctgtcatagcaaccgatcaccgccctcttgtgacgttcaggagggcggcgatcggggaaacatggcggcgcccatgccgccggcgccgtttacacactgcggtcacgtttgaccgcagtgtgtaaagggttaacagcagcgatcggctcgggcaccgaccgctgctgttagtggcaggtcctggctgtattatacagccggcatctgccgtgtatggagcgagctcagcgtgtgagctcgctccatacatccccatgcgacccatgacgtacagttacgtcaagggtcgctaaggggttaaacagcctTGTGATCATATACAATTGATGAAACACAGCCAACCCTGCTGATTTCTGTGAAAACAACCATCTAAATGTGTAAGGGATTACCCTGACTCATTTGATGCCAGATCTCAGAGGTAAAAAAGGGTCAGACATGTTGAGTTTGAGCGTGCTCAACCCTTAGTTCTCCTAGCTGATAAGATGATGCCATAGGTGTCTGGCACAGGCTTATTCCCTTGTTCCTATTAAGAAAATATGTATATTCAGACAAACAAAGCATGCAGGTGTATGAGGGAATAGCTCAAGTCAAACAAGTGTTAGCAGCTATCTGAAGTGTTTAGCCATGTCTTTCATCTGCATCAAGATATCATTTCTACCCGACGCCCAGCTTTCTCCCTCCAAAAGAGATCTTAAGACGCACCTTATTGCGATCTCAAAGTTCCTCATCCCCCAGAAGTGGCTGCAGACCACTGCTCCTTCCCACGCTGAGTGGGTAGCTAGAGTCAACCAAGTTTGTAGATTTGAGGAGATTTCGAGTTGGGCGTCGGGTAACCATTCTTCATTCCTGAGGACCTGGTCTCCCTGGCTTTGGTTTGCTAAGCTCAGATGTCAGGTTTGGTGCTACTCGAATGCTTTGTCTACACTGTTTTACCcccctcttccctccctcctttttttctttcctttctctttcttttataaaatgttaaaaatgttGGCCTTCTTTTCTTGGGGGGTTCCATCGTGCGACTCCCCTCCTGGAAGTTATACATTGCATGTTTGTATTATTCTTTTTGTTGTGCCAATCTTTAAATAAagagttgataaaaaaaaaaaatatcatttcaATATATAAACACCTCTCACTCATCCATTCATCCTGCTAATGGTAGTGTAGGGCAATATCTAATACACATTTTTCCTCCTATTATTTATCCATATTGATGTGGTTCTTCTGAACTATATGGTTTTTTTCAGTTAGGCAGATCGGCAGGGGTACACATCTTTCTGATCATGGTGGAGGAGCTGTATTGATTGACTGGCATTATCTAACACTGGAATTTTATCAGATTAATATCTTTCTGTACTATATCAAATGTGGTCAATCTAGTATTTCTACAATATGAATGCTGCAACTGTATATGTATCTGTTCACGAAGGACTTCTACCTAAAAATACCTAAAACAGATCTAATAATATATACACGAGCAGACATTTTATGCAAGATTTCAAGATAAGCCCATAGGACAGCCTGTTATACATATGAGTGCTTAAATggtattatatatgttatatgatgAATTGCATCTTAGCGTCCTTAAGACTAAAGTCAAACAAGTTGTTGTCTGCTGCAGGATGTCACAGCAGACCCACCCACAACAAAAAAGCTTGAGGTTAAGGtccaacatttaaaaaaacagctTTGACcatagcggaaatgctgcaacaatatacgctgcattttacattacctgctaagtggatgagattctggctactcCCATCCACACGTCGCATAAAAGAATCTGCAATGGAAATGCTCACGCTTTTGTaagtcgcagtatgtcaattagaaCTTTGGAAATgccttttctgtataggtataatagagtcagaaagtctacagagttttcctgtgaaaaacgttgtggaaaaaaaaacaatgcatttcAGGTGTGGTCTTTTCCGCATTGTTTTTTGGATGCGGCTTGCTCCATGGGGCCCAGCTGgcaagaaaaaatgcagcagtaattGGCATGCGGTGTGTTGTTTGTGCAATgtaaaacaaatcccatccactacactgctACTGTACTATAGTTGGCAGCATCCCGGAGTGAACTGCTATTTTTTGTTTCTGTCCTTTATACCTGCAGGTTGTCTTGGTTTGTCCTGGCTTATATGTTCTGTGTTAAATGTAAATTGTTTTGCAACTTTCTCTGTAATTTTCCCCCTCTGCAGTTCAAATATGTGCCTTGGTTcaaccctggccaatcacaggccactggccAGGGTTGTAAAGAGACTATAATCTCCTGTGGCAGTTACAAATTCAGTCTAGTGTTTGCAGCCTAGTGTGAGCAGCCATCCTGCACATGTCCTGCAGTGCTGTGCAGAGGGAGAACTTAGACAGATTTCCAGCGGTCACCAGTTCAGCACCTAGGAGGAATTCTTTATGTCCCAAGTTCATCCGGAGACAGTCCCTGAGACAGGGGGAAAATCTGATGCGTCTCTGAGAGACATCTGCCATCCGTGCCAGTAGGAGCAACAGAGATCCCTGACAGGAGTAGCTCATTCGGGCCTAGTTTCCAGGTACCCAGGTCCCTAGCAGGACTCTTTGTCCCCTATCCACTGATACTGGGAGTGGTATGAGAGGAGTAGTGGAAGTGTTTTTCTGCAGTCTGTGTTTTCCCTGGCAATCCTCCTATGACCAAGGCACTGGGAATTGAACTGTATGTAACACCGTTTGCAAGCTGCTGGTGAAACTGTTGATACTGTTAATAAAGAGTTCTTTGGTTAACCCTGCAACACTAGACTCCTGAGTCATTGCCTGTATTACCatcaagggcccttctgaacaccatcataCCGGCTCAgctaggagaggtcccctctctgAACTAGAAGTGCGCAGAGGAAACAAGACCACTATCATCTCCATCAGGTAGTGCTGTAGGACCCCTCCTTGGCTGTGCACGGCCCTGGAGAGAGATTGGAGTGTGTGAGCAGTGTccccggcctagcaggtggcatagCCAGTGTCATAATTTCTCTCATCTCCGATCTTCTCCACTGGGCTGCAGCATAGCATGTTAATCACCTCATATCTTTTTAATTATTAGTGCTTGTATGATCAACATGAGGGTCAGAGGCTTTCAAAGCCATACTAATGGAAAGTAATACATGTTGACaccccacatcacacacatcaaaGCTAAGATTAATGACCCCATCCAACAATTACATCCTCTAAAGTAGCAACACTTAGGTTGGGTTCCAGTATAACAAATGATCTTTTACTTTCTCTAGTTCTCTAAACCAACTTAGGCACTGACTACACTCCCTATCTTTTCATGTCTTATTTATAGCAAATTACACTTCTGAAGGTGAAATGATCAAGGCATCAACACATAAATGAATAACACTACTTTGAACTCAGTATTACTCTCTGAAAGGATTGTCTCACAATTACAACATATTATCTATCCTCTGAATTCTGGGATCCTTAGTGATTAAGAGAAAGAGAGCCTGTAAATACCCTATGTGAATAGAGCAGTGGTGCATATGCTTAACCACAGAAATTGACATGCATTCACAAAACTTTTCAACTCACATGAGGCACTTGGGGGCACTTGCAGGACCACATTCTCTTCATTGttttggatagaggataaatgtcattatgggaaaacctctttaagccggggcctttggggaataaacgctgcagcattttacaatcaTTGCAGAGTCTATTGAATCCacaaaaaatatgcacagcagaaaCGCTGTAATTTCCAATAATGTTGCagtagaaatcgcagcatgtcaattattcctttggaaacactggcattttccctataggtataataagaaacctctgcagactttttgtgaaaaccgCTTTGGGAAAAACCCTGATGCGCTGCCGAAGCAGTTATTACAGCAGAGCTTCTTTGCTGCGGATCgctacatgggtccttagccttaatgttAAATATGTTATATTGAATTCCCCTTAACACAGCAGAGTAAATGTATTGTTGGCCAAATTTCCCCAGTGGACATTTACTACTTGGCCAAGATTTTCAGAAACCAGTGCCACAGTCATCATTTCATTTCACTGGTGgatccagtagatggcgctgccTCCTGTGATTGTTAGCATGTTAGCACTACCCGCTGTGTCCACGATAAATCAGATGGGTTAGGGTTACATTTAGGGTATGCATAGTTAGTTTACCTGAATTAGAGCTAATATGCAGTAACTCAGCATATGGATGCATAGAAAAATATCCCTATTATATATCACCCTGAACCTGAGGATTACCCTACTTGTGAAGCTAATTGTCTGTAATCCTGGGTTGGGTTGGGTTCATATATACCTGTTTTTTCAGGCTTCTGGCCACAGTAACAGCAATGACTCACTAATAAAGTACAACATCTCAAATATTATAATGGTATGGTCGTAGAAGAATAAACAGAGAATCAAAATTCATATTCCTGGCTCAAGAGGCCAGACAAGTCTGAACTGTGCCATAGTAATTCACAGGACATAGAGTCTCGCTTTTCAAAGTTAATCCGAATGGCTCTGTCCCTCTTCCCTCTACTCCATTATGTTAGACACTGATTTACAGCATTGCTTCAAATGCTGGAAGTACAGTATGTGGTATTTGAAATAATAATccggaaaatatgcaaatctgtttccaagatgtaaatagaaaaacagtgcctctgcttgctgcccatAATCCACCAGTGGAGCGAAaacggctttgtaagtctccatacgcctgtgaagtgCTCACTCCTTAAGAAGTGATATTATCCTGCCTGTGAAGGTGctcactccttaaaggggctctatcactgggaaaagtcattttaactaatcacatccttgcatagtctttagaaatgctacttcacacttacctttagtatgtagattgcctcagtggtttctgaataagtccgtttttattcatatgctaatgagcttccagccagcacaggaagttcccagcagcctcctctctcctattatctcctatgtgtgtgaggcaaacaggaagctgagtcatcagcaacagcagcctgtgctgtatacacccataggaaacaatagcaaagagggtgcacgatgcatcgtgcaccagtgtaattagcatattaataaaaacggacttattcagaaaccactgaggcaatttacatactataggtaggtgtggaatagcatttctaaaggctatgcaaggatgtgattagttaaaaattacttttcccaatgatagagcccctttaagaagtgatattatccccagagcATTTGAAATAGCCACATAAATAAATTTCTAAAAGGGTAACCCCCAGCACCCAGAAGGAGCTACCATGCTCAATAAAGAACCCAGGTTATCATTACCATTGTATAAATCTAATATGCCAACTGTACTTCCAACCACAATACATTTCACAGGGGAGGAAAGTGAACACTTCACATTATCTGGAAGTGATACAGGCACGGCCTAGGAAAAATCATCTGCTGTGGGATGGTTGTCTATACTTTGAAAGTTTCTCCAGTATATGAAAAAAACCTTTTATTTCCATGCTGCTGCTTTGGAAGTCTCCACTGGTTTTAGTTTATTTATGTGCAGTTTATCACGTGCCATCTACTCACATGAGCAATGTacccaatcactggccttagcAGCCTTGAGCCATACAGGCAGAAGAGAgtgctgaggccagtgactagCTGCAGTAGTCATGTGAATAGGAGGCATGATCAGAGGTGCATAGAATTAAAGAGATCCTGCCAGGGACTACTAGAGTAGACTACAAGAATAGTATTGCTGCAGTAGCTGGAAATGAAACCTTTCCCGACATCCAACGTGATAGCACAGCGGATGTTaggtctttaaatatggcagctgcttTGGACCCGAGCAGCCACCAAATCACTACTGTATTATATAGCAGAGAACTGGTAGCAATGCCTGCAATCCATGTCCACAGGCATTAACCTTGTTAATGGCTCAGTGATAGATAACCGAGGGACCATTTGGGGGTGGATTTCCAGCTCCCAGACAAATATACAGAAGCAGCAATCCATTACTATAACATCAGGAAGGATCCCAGACTTGTCTTCTATATCCAGGGTTACTGCCGTTTTTTTGCCTctcataaaaagtgatcaaaacataacACATTCCTCAAGATTGTATAGATAAAAAGGACATCCAGCCGTGCAAAGAAGCACACCTTATGTAGCcccgtatacagaaatatataaaatgtatccaAGTAAAAAAGACTACCTGGCGACCGTGTAGGAGACCTCAAAGGGGACTCTGTGTAgacagttgcagctcttacccggacaccgacCTGGCAAGGTGGTGAGCTACTAtgtaaaatggagaaaaaaaaacaggacaaaTGTAGAGTGTTACTGTGGCAAAATAAGCCAAATGCAATTGCAGAGATAGGCTAAAAGACCATGTTTATTAAGTTCCAATGACAGTATAAAaattggctacgcgtttcgatggCGATTCGGCATCTTCCTCAGGCCAAGAAATCCTGTATTGTCAGAGCGTGGGAACCAACTCCAAGAAATCCTGAATTGTCAGAGTGTGGTAACCAACCCTGGTTATTTTGCCACAGTAGTGCTTTACATTTGtcccattttttttctccattttacaaaatataaaaaagtgtTGTATTATTTAAAATGAGTTTAAATATActaaaatctatataaatttggtatcaccgtaatTGTGCCGATCCATTTAATTCAgtgcatgtcattttggcttcaaaatgaacgccataaaaatgaagccaagaaaaaagttgcacaaatgcagttttcctctaattccaccccattcagatttccagcttcccaatacatcatatagaatattaaatgattCTATAATGaagcaatttgtcccacaaaaattagccctcatatggccctgtgaacagaaaaatagaaaagttatggggcttgCAAGGTGGGGAGTGAAAACAAAAATCGATAAATGTCTGTGAAAGGTTTAAGAGGAGAGTTATAGTTTTTTGCCTTTCTTTAGATGAACATGTCTACCCTTTAGTCTTTATAGTGTATTTTACACACAACAGTGTATTAGAAGCGCCAACACAGGGttgatgatttgaatttttttttggcgGATCGATTTTGGCAAGGGGGCATCACTGCGACCTTGTGACAGTTCTCACAAGAGCTATGAGTTGAGCAAGTATATAGTAAGTGCCATACACAGTTACTGATAATAATGCCACTGATGCACAACCAATGTAGATCAATCCTAGTTTTATAGTTTATCGCTGTAGGTGTATTTACTATAGTCGATAACTGAATAGCCAGCCAAAGGGTTaagtgacaaattcagctctgctacatgtatagTTGCACACAAACTGTCTTCCTATTTCTGGAAATGTCATGTAACTTCTGTATTATGTAATCTTCAGATCGTTTATTCCATGCCTATATTGTGTGGCACATTACCAGTCACCCACTTACAACAATAAAGCCTGGCACCAAAACCTACATTATCTTATACCTGTGATTGGTACTTGAGCTCCAGTAAGACTTCTTCTCGGACTCTGGAGAAATTGCTTGGTACCAGCTGGGCACAGGGGAACTGTGCCAGGGTCAGCTTCCTGGCCTCTGCACTCATGTTCTTAAAGATAGCATAGCGATCCACACTGGCAAACTCGCTGACAGCACAGGCATAGTAGGAGCCATTTAACAGGGTGACTGCCAGCCAAGTGACTGGTGCCACCAGAGCTCTACCAGTGATATTGCCCAGCACAAAGCAGATGAGCTTATACTTCATGAGGAGGCTCTGCCGGCTCCTCTCCTGGATGCTGAAGTCATAGGTAGAGCCTGTGAACAGTCTCCAGGTATTGTCATTGAAGACGAAGCCCACAATGAGAAGGATCAAGGCTGGTACTCCCAGGAATGCCAGTCCATACCTCAGATTTTCTGTGGGGCTGCAGGGGCAGCTGAAGGCGAAGAAAGAGAAGAGCTGCTGCCCTCCCACTGTCAGTAAGGCCACTATGGCATTGAAGATGATGGATTCTTTGCTTTTGAGGAATGCTATGAGAGAAGTTAAAGACATGTCTGCTGCGTCCTGTACACTCCTCTGCTGGCAGCCTCTGTGTTATGTGGTCTGTCAGGCTTTACAGGGTGTGCCCAGCACACATCCTGCCTCCCAAACCAGCCCCAATTCTTCTACCTATTGTGTGTAGGAAGTATGCATTACCCTGTGTAATTGTATACTAGCATAGATATCACCACTCCCATCTCATCCTCTAAATCCACCCCTAGCCCTCCCCTCTATCCTCTCACCATGTACGAGCACCCACCAGGAGACATACATGAACAGAGGAGTCCTGTCTGAACTTTAAGGAAAAAGTAGCCTTGTTGCTATAACAGTCACTCGTCAGAAACTTAGAAAGTGAAagctgattggttgccatggctaTATCCAAAGGATACTGGACTCcaacctgtgccccccccccccccccccgcctccagatgttgcaaaactagaactgtcaggctgtgttcacatctgcgccagagtctccCTTGTAGACTGTCACAGTATCTGCTGAAAATCAtgggaggaaaaattccaacatggaggatttttttcctctgccggtttcagtttaaaaacaacagacactCAACAGACCTAATAATAGTTATGGGGTCCACGCAGGCTTTGTGTGTAACTGCTCTTTTAGCTATTGTAATGTTCAGATCCTCTGACAGACTTAACAACGAAGAGATAGCAAAAGTGTGATCCTAGTGTCAGCATGTTATCTCAATctgtttaaaggggatgtccaactcCTTAGTAAGTGATAATCCTGAGACCGCCACTAATCGGCTGTATGAAGTTGCTGTAGCACTAGTATGAGCGTCATGGCCATTTGTTTCAACCATAGCAaccatacaatgtatatactgcctTGTCTTATTCACTTCTATAAAACAAGGCTGTAATGACTTTCCATAGCCACTATGAAAAGGACCATGTGTGATGTAAACAATGGAGtggtaagaactagagatgagcgaacactactcgaaacagccgtttcgaatagcatgctcccataaaaatgaatgtatgtagctggcacgcgggggggggggggggttaagctactggctgccagcaaagtctgcgtgccggccgcttctatccatttctataggagcgttctattcaaaacggctgttttgaatagtgttcgctcatctctagtaagaacgcTTGTAAAAGCACTGCGGCCACTacaagcagctgatcagcagcAGTCCTAGATGTTGGCCTCCACTGAGTTAGGACCTATGCTGAGTaaaagtcatcaataaaaagtAGTTAGGCAATCCCTTTAACGTATCCACAGGAAAAGCTCTTAACGGAAGGATTAAACTGAAAAGACTAATGCCACAGGGTGTTATCCTTCATGCATAGGTATCCATG is part of the Leptodactylus fuscus isolate aLepFus1 chromosome 3, aLepFus1.hap2, whole genome shotgun sequence genome and encodes:
- the CALHM4 gene encoding calcium homeostasis modulator protein 4, whose amino-acid sequence is MSLTSLIAFLKSKESIIFNAIVALLTVGGQQLFSFFAFSCPCSPTENLRYGLAFLGVPALILLIVGFVFNDNTWRLFTGSTYDFSIQERSRQSLLMKYKLICFVLGNITGRALVAPVTWLAVTLLNGSYYACAVSEFASVDRYAIFKNMSAEARKLTLAQFPCAQLVPSNFSRVREEVLLELKYQSQVSGWLLIASVAIFFFLTLCVARSCSPLTYLHLKYWTSYVNNEQALFEQAADQHSKVYAMQNIKKFFGFSPGSKNISEIRIPSRLDWRTISGLDLLKIVNQDHCHYSLLHAWADEDPTDGKVIPIDVGQVPADPSPQTVSS